A genomic window from Centroberyx gerrardi isolate f3 chromosome 14, fCenGer3.hap1.cur.20231027, whole genome shotgun sequence includes:
- the ccm2l gene encoding LOW QUALITY PROTEIN: cerebral cavernous malformations 2 protein-like (The sequence of the model RefSeq protein was modified relative to this genomic sequence to represent the inferred CDS: deleted 2 bases in 2 codons), producing the protein MDYEPKKSKKGFVSPIKRLVWSKSARRPAERGSVYRRPLHTVPLYPPDYLIHPERLLFDYVEKEVKFLGHLTWVSVSLNPSSRDELLQLLDTARLRSKLSPGELQQFAVLLREYRLGSNIDHFCSDLLQLYGDSRKFLLLGMRPFIPDKDVGVFESFLEGIGIREGGILTDSFGRIKRSMSSTSATAMRGYDSCSQASGSQEFNRRISDITHDIQALGFQDTHGDIEEEDYYL; encoded by the exons ATGGACTATGAACCCAAGAAATCCAAGAAG ggttTCGTCTCTCCCATTAAGCGGTTGGTGTGGTCGAAGTCGGCTCGGCGGCCGGCGGAGCGCGGCAGCGTTTACCGGCGGCCGCTGCACACCGTGCCGCTCTACCCCCCCGACTACCTCATCCACCCCGAGAGGCTGCTGTTCGACTACGTGGAGAAGGAGGTCAAG ttCCTTGGTCACCTGACCTGGGTTTCGGTTTCACTGAACCCCTCCAGCCGAGATGAGCTGCTTCAACTGCTGGACACAGCCAGG ctgcgcAGTAAGCTGAGTCCTGGGGAGCTGCAGCAGTTTGCGGTGCTGCTGAGGGAATACAGACTGGGATCCAACATCGACCACTTCTGCTCCGACCTGCTGCAGCTGTATGGAGACAGCCGCAAGTTCCTGCTGctgg GCATGCGTCCGTTCATCCCAGACAAGGACGTC GGGGTGTTTGAGAGTTTTCTAGAAGGCATCGGGATCCGGGAGGGCGGGATCTTAACCGACAGCTTCGGACGCATCAAACGCAGCATGAGCAGCACGTCGGCCACCGCCATGAGAGG GTACGACAGCTGCTCTCAGGCCTCGGGATCTCAGGAATTCAACCGACGCATCAGTGACATCACACACGACATCCAGGCGCTCGGCTTCCAGGACACACATGGAGACATCGAG GAGGAGGACTACTAcctgtga